ATGTACAACCCGGGTTTCATTATAATAtacaatgtaatacaattatttgCTTTGAAGCGGTAGACTTGACTTATTGACTCACTAACAAAAGTCACTcgggataaaagcgtcagctaaatgaacatatttaacatataatgaaaataattccACTGTAGAGCTCAGCTCACATAACTTTAATCTGGATAAATataggaaaataaatgaatgacttACTTGATTTGTCACCAAAGTATCCTGAATCAGGATGTGGTGGTCTAGGAGGTAAAGGGCCCATCGGGTACGGCCCTGGAGGGGGCCTCCTATAAGGCAAACCTGGGTCTGCGAGAGGGTGACCTTCCATAAACataaacagtatatataatTATCACTCAGTTACAACTCACATGTGGAATCAGACACGCATAAAggtacgtttttttttataatagtaCATTATTTAAAACGAGAAATAATGGAAATGACACAATACAGTATGTACAACTATCAAACTACCAATGCTGAGATGGACATGATGTGgatatgacatttaaaaatacagtgATGTCCTTTGTCATTTGTGCCCTCAATGTGAAACATCTCAACACTACTGTACATTAAACAACAAATCAACAATGATGAACTGACAGTGTTTGGAGAAAGGAAACAACTCAAGGTTATACTGAGTAAAGTCACTTCCAAAAATAAGAGTCTACTTCATTTTTAACAGAAATCTTTTtggtataaaaacataattctggACAGAAGAACCCCAGAGGTAAGACACACGATCTGCTCCAGGGCCACAGCAGTGGGAACATCACTGTACCTGGAGGGCCAGAAGGGCCCCTGCGTTCCCTGTCCCAGGAGGGTGACAGTGAGCCACTATCGGAGCGAGGGCCACTCCGCTCAAAGTCTGGCCCACCAATAGGGGGCTCTACCACGCCACGGGATGCTAATTACATGACAGTAAAAGTCAAAGAGAATGAATGGGGGAGCGCAAGAGGGCGAACAAAAGTGTTGGATAAGGTTAGGAAAATGAAGAAAGTAAATGAgacaatgaacaaaacaaacaaattattgaTATATTATATTAGCTAATTGAAGATTACCCAGGATGGCATGTGTATACACTACCTCTAGCACCAGGGCCCATTATAAACTGTGGTGAGAGTCGAGGGGGGCCGTCCATCAGTGTAGGTGGAGAAAGAAAAGGCCGCGTTTCTGAGGATGGTCGGCCAAGAGGAGAGGGCCCATAGGGAGATCTCTCACCTGTGAGAGAGTGAATATCAAGAAAAATACCATAGATACACAACATCACTACTAACTGAACCGAGAAATAGAGTTTAACAAGATAAACATGTATAAGAAAAGTGCTCTAACCTCGAAGTAAAGGTCTGCCCTCTCGTACATACGGATCCTTTTCAAGAATCTCCAGCTTAAACTGGGAATCTGTCAGCCTGCAAAAGTAATACAAAGACATGTTTTGATATACATTGTTAAAAGACAACACATATGTCAAAGAAAGCCACTTCTTCCACTGTATCTCACTTCTGGCGGAGATTAGAGTTTTCTCTTTTGACATCTGCAAGATCGCGATCTGCCGCTCTTGCTGCCAGCTGTAAGACAGACGATgcagaataaaaataacatcaaCCATCTGTAAACTGCTGTtgactgataaaaatgtatggTGTGAAAACAACTTACCCAGTTATCATGAGCCCGTTTCTCATGAGAAGCAACCTAACATAAAGaaagaatgtttataaaatactgaaataagcatgtatgtataataagGCCGATGTGGTCCATTTTTGAATGAATCTGTTGCTctcttttcaataaaaaaaatcatttagttTGCTCTATAAAagaaatattacattgtttcttttgtaataatatttcaaatgtcAGCAAACTCTTGACCTTGACTATTGCTACTTCAAGTCTGTAAAACTTAAGAGGTTTTTAAATAGACCACCTGATTCTTGTAAGCTTGTGAAGTCCTATCCAGCTCCTCTTCCAGGTCTTTGGCTCTTTGTCTGTAAAACAGTGACAGAACCTCAAATGTAAACTTTCGGTTTTGGTTTATCCTAAATCACATTTCCTGTTCATCTCATATAGGCCGTTTCCTTTGTTGTAATTGCATGCCACAAATGAAAAATTCCTTGCACGTGTCAAAAACCTGATCTCACCTGTACGTGTTGAGCTCCTCGGCAGCGAGACTGATCTTTTTGCCTGCTTTGTTGAGCTTCTCTTCTTTCTGTAAGCGTTCCTTTTCCTCCACCGTTAACATTCTGACAAGAGTCCAAGAAATAACAGAGTTACGGGCACATTAGCCTATTTTATTCAGCTAATAAATGTCAAGTGAGAATACTTTTTTATAGGATGCAGCTGTTTGCGTTCACTACCTGTGAAGTTTGAGTTCATTCTCCTGGTACATCTCGGTCATGATCTGCAGTTTCTGCTGGAGTTTCTGGATTTCGCTGGAGTATTTGGCACTTTCCGACTCCATAACCTCTTTATCCTCCTCAAATTCCTTGATACCCCCTGAGATCATAGTCGAAAACTGAGAAAACCCTAGACAAACAGTCTAATCTCCATGTTTGATGTAACCAGGCCAAAACAAATTAGCTCCTCTTTCATCATATCATTAACGTAGCAATTGGTAAATTAGGTTGTTGTGGAGGTTTCAAATTTCTAGACTGAAGCTTAACGTGCTTAAAACAACCAGTTCACATTTAAACCTGGTACAAGGGATGTTGAAAAAGGGAACATTTTCTATACTTCATGGGAACCGATCTCTTTCTACCTTGAAGATCTTCTTTGGCTTTCACCTCGTCTGCGAGTTTGGCAAACACTCTGTTCTTATCTTCCTCCATGGACTTCAAGTCTGCACTCATCTGTGACGGAGAGCAAAATACCCTTTACAcagttttttgtaatattttaataaaataatggaTGTTTCTTTATTGCAAAAAGTCATTAATAAATCTTATGACAGCATAAACACCTAGACAGCATTCAAAGTGTTGTTTAGTTAAGGAGGTTACAAGTTTTTACCCAAACACACCCAATGTGCAAATTAATTGAACAAATACCTTGGCTGCTTCAATAAGTTTCTGTACTTTCTGCTTCTTGTGGAAATCTGCAAGCAAAACATAAACTCAAGATCTGACCTCAGCACAATATGCTTCATAGCAGGCGACATTATGGGCTCTTAAAAGAGAGCTTATACCTGAACTGTTGCCATTCTCAGTTCCGGCTTTATTGTTGCTGCCATCAATGGTGTCTTCTTCAGAATTCCAGTCTTTCATCTTCAGAAGGCATTCTGTCAGAGACTGACACAGGACAAGAAATAGTCAGAAAAGCACTTTTGTCAGGTTAATGTACGAATGGATGTATTCTCACCTTGATGCGTTCGTCTTTGTTAGCACAGTCCTCCATCATGCCAGCGTGAGATCTTTCACACAGCTTCATCTCCTCCTCTAACTCACCAAGACGTTCATTCCACACCTCAGCCTCCAACACCAGCTGAGTAAAGACCATCATGTACTCACAAATGCTGTACAGCATTAGGCAAATGAAGATTGTCTCACgaacgcacaaacacacagtctcTTCCATCATTCTCACCTGGGCTTTACTCTCAAGCAGCATTTCATGCTCTTCTTTAGATGCCTGCAGGTTCTTCTGCAGTCGCTCCGTGTTGATCTCGTGAATCTTCAGAGTCGTGTTGTCCTACACGTGGACATATAGATGAAACGATCATCATGTGGCACATTCGTTTCGAATCTAGTGCAGAGCTCCTCAGACATTATATATACCTGTTCCAACTGTGACTTTCGTTGTTTAGCTTCTTCTTCCAAATTCCCTAAAATCTGCTCGAGCTCAGCAAGCTGGAGGAGACAGAGATCGAGACGCTAATCAGATGGCTAAACAACTCAGGGGGTTAAGTAAACAATCTCAAGTAACTATAAAACAGTCATTTTATCTCAATTTACATTTCAACACATAAAACCTTCTTGACAAGCGACTTCCAGTGCATTTGGGGTAGAATatctattttatatattgtacacATCGTTTTGTGTATTCGAACGGATTTTGCTGTTCTTAGGGTCATGATCTTCCCATAGAGCTACAGACAGGCAACAAACCATCAAATCTAAAACAGGTGATTATTTGCAATAAAAGCGAGTAAGAAATATAGAAGGGTGcatatcaaaacaatacctGATCCTCTTGCTGTTTCCTTGCTTTGTTTTGATGGGACAGCTCCTCCTGTAGCCGTTCAATTTCTTTTTTCATCTGGGTGTTTGATTGCTCAAGCTTCTGCGATGCCAACTAAAGAAAATATGATTGGATCGGTCAGATTACAAGAAAAGGTGACAGATCTTGTGTCTTAAAACAGATTCAATCATAcatgtgtaaaacattttctaaaatctAAATCCAATGTACATAACAATCATTCTTGTGGAAATTATTTGGGGCCCACTAGACATGTTTTCcatttataaaagacacaatttatgattaaatgaataaaagcaaaCCCCCAAACAAATCCAACAACTAATGCATGAAATATGTGAATACATAAAACATCAACTAATAGTAAGTTAAAGACAGGTATTATTAGAAATCTACATAAAGACAGTCTTTACCTCTAAACTTTCATTCTCTGCAGTTTGAGCAGATATGCCACTGTTTTGAAGTGTTGAATCCAGTTTATCATACTGTGAAAGCAGATGGACAGCATCATCTCAGGAAAGTgatttaaataattatgaacTATAGAAATATAACATGGTCTAACTAACCTTTTGTTTGACCTCACTGAACGTCTCCAGCACTTTGCACTTTTCATCCAACAGTTCTGCAACTTTCTGAGCCATCTGTTTCTCTTTGCCTGGGAACACAGCAGAGAACAGTCCGGATCAGTAGGATCAGACAGTGAGGATCAGTTCACAGAAAAAGGCTGTTCATATAACCTAGCACTAAAATAGACAATCGGACATACTTGCATAAAGTCTGCTTTTGATCTGTGGAATAAAACAGACACGCATTATCAATACTTGCCTTCACTGAAATGAGCGTATGAATGTGTTCGGAGCAGAAATAGATAACATACAGAGTGGATAAACCTGCAGCTGAACATAAGCAGTGTGCATAAACCGAAAAAGACTGTAAAGACCACAGCTTCCCAAGGAAGTCCATATAAGTCAGGACCAGGACGTATGTCATCAGGAAGTGATGAAAcaacctaaaacacaaaaaatatacagtgtGAGATTCATTCTTTTATTGTTAAGATTCAATTACATTCACAACCATGATTATGGCTTTATTtgtacaaaacaacacaaaacaactgtgCCTACCCACATACATGGCATTATGTGCTAGAAGTCACAAAATCAAACTGGATACATGCATGATAACATGAAAAGGCCATATGCACCTGTCAACGCACTAATGCTAACCagtataaacaaattaaatgttcaACAAAGATAGTTAAATGGCAACTAAAcactttatatattaataaaccaACATGTTAGATGGTCTACACgtaaaacatgttaataaacAAACCTCACGTTGAGAAATATGTTAAGTTACCTGATGCATCAATGCTAACAGTCATATGCCGGTACATAAGCGCACTAATGTCGTTATACATCTAAACTAACACTAGCAAACATTAAAACTCAACTAAAATAAGTCTATGTAACAATGACAGGCgtgaaataataatgttttaaccGCTGACagctgccacacacacacagtttcatcATACACACTGCCACATACATCTCTGATCTTCTCCACGGCGAGACTGTAGTAAATCTTCGCCGCTCCTCTCATGTCAGTCGCTTCCGTGACGAGCGACTCGGCCTTAAATTCGTCTGTCATGATTGAACTCAAATCAAGCGATGAGATTTAAAGTTTTTCAGTAATTTGTTGAATTGTCTGTTGTTATGCCATGGTGCCTCTACTCTCAATGCCAGTGCGCACTGCGCTGAGGGGAGGAGTGCACTGTTGTTTGAAGGTGGTTTCGTCATTTATATTCTCtcgtatttaaaaataaaaaaaaaccacACGTACTGTTTACTTTTTACATGTTTGAATAATTGGCCGAtatgcattttgtttatatttagacTCGTACATTGCTTTTTTGGTAGCAAAGTTCAACTTTAGGAAACGTAACACCCCTAAACGAGTTATGGTTTCTTCCAAACGTCACCAATTGCAGAACGCCAACATGTCCCACTTGAGTTTTAAAGCGACAGCAACCCAGCGGAGACGATCGTTAAGTGTGAAATGTTTGACTTGAGCAAGTTACGAAACGCGGTTCAAATGTAAGGaagtaaatgtttcatttgtggGTGTTAAATATGGCTTTATATACAAGCTCATTGATTCTGAGACCCGTCGAGCGCTGCCTAGAATTCCTAAGGTCTTATATGTTCATGACTTGTTAAGGTTGTCGAGGTGCTGATTCCTAAACATCATCATGAGTGTAAAATATGAGGTGGTAAATGTTTGAATGAAATTGCCTTAAAAGAACAGTCCACTACAACTGTTTTATATGGAGAAGACTCACCTTGTGTACTACAGATGCAAGTCCATTCATTGTAACTCCGCCAACAAAAACAGCGAGCTGATAAAATTGCTCTACAGctgtcaaaaagaaaaataacacattacATGTACTAGAATGACtcacatttaaaggggtcaaatggcgCGAGTATGTGTTTTtagtgtctttggtgtgttataagttccccatgcatgtattagacacgtaaaattgcaaaaatttaaatgtcggaacaaaaaatgcattctatctaaaagcaaatgctcacccagacctgcctgaaacgcctcgtgtagccacacccccacatatctacgtcagttcgtgatatgatttgactaagatcgcccaaatgtatacgcatgTAAGGTGGGCGTagctgtcagtacaattgaagaggaacctgatgttccaaatatggtaagaggcgtcacagttccgtcacacgcttgcagaattcggccaatcacaacgcactaattaactggccaatcatagcacacctcgcttttcagagagatgagctttttaaaaagtctgcacgtttcagagaggcggagcaaagaggagatacaaacatgcactgtgtTTTatccttaaatcgtgtatacacgttgcattacatctaaaacaaatgatactaTTCAtattagccgtgtcatatgatcCCTTTTAGAATAAATGTTATGGTTCTGACTTGaaatattattatgaatatagaatagaatatataataaaatgttaggATATTCTTAAAAAGCATGGCTtaaatggcagaatttttttttctgtagtcTAATCCGTCATTTCAAGCTCAAGAAAAGTTAAACCCTCACCATTTTGTAATGCTTCAGGTTTATCGTGTTCCTCAGAGAAAAGCCCATGGTTAAGCTGGAAAGAAGTTTTCTTGATTTCAAAATCTGTTGAATCCTTATGCATTCCCACGTCCTGATCAAAAGCCTGAAAATCTTCCACATGAAGTCCTTCATTAATAATATTCTTGAAAAGATCCTTCTCCTCGGGGACGGACACCTCCATGGAATGTCTGATATCCTTGATGTCAGATCCCTCAgtcatttgattattttcagCCTCTTGAGGGAAGATTTGTGTATTCTCATTTAGACTGAGACAGGCTCCACGAGAACACTTTTCTTGGCTGCTTCCTGTTTGGACAAAAATGGAACGTCACACTTTGTAATATTTCTGATACTTTATCATTATTGTCACCATCATCATTTCCAATTAATTGAATTAACAAAAGTTAGTTAGTAAAAATTCCCATGCAGTATCCACCACAATTATACATTCCATCATCTGTTATGCCCTGAAAGAGTTTCAAAACTTGAACATCATCTGTACCTGGGCTTCCATCTactttcatgtttgtg
The sequence above is drawn from the Triplophysa dalaica isolate WHDGS20190420 chromosome 15, ASM1584641v1, whole genome shotgun sequence genome and encodes:
- the ctage5 gene encoding melanoma inhibitory activity protein 2 isoform X4, with the protein product MADVHVFILFYVGLGVLHQGLGLISDYKVCGDPDCASMMSRVQAQRDYSAQDCRFLNFRKGDIITVYYKLSGKRSDLWAGSIDKLFGLFPKDAVKVEQRFVDEKKEIQVTTQEFDFLCIDENGSVIDSKSEFDDLEDVTQEPPKAILNGAHDELIHTEERDSGQISVQDVSDQNNPKTTEQGSSQEKCSRGACLSLNENTQIFPQEAENNQMTEGSDIKDIRHSMEVSVPEEKDLFKNIINEGLHVEDFQAFDQDVGMHKDSTDFEIKKTSFQLNHGLFSEEHDKPEALQNAVEQFYQLAVFVGGVTMNGLASVVHKVVSSLPDDIRPGPDLYGLPWEAVVFTVFFGLCTLLMFSCRFIHSIKSRLYASKEKQMAQKVAELLDEKCKVLETFSEVKQKYDKLDSTLQNSGISAQTAENESLELASQKLEQSNTQMKKEIERLQEELSHQNKARKQQEDQLAELEQILGNLEEEAKQRKSQLEQDNTTLKIHEINTERLQKNLQASKEEHEMLLESKAQLVLEAEVWNERLGELEEEMKLCERSHAGMMEDCANKDERIKSLTECLLKMKDWNSEEDTIDGSNNKAGTENGNSSDFHKKQKVQKLIEAAKMSADLKSMEEDKNRVFAKLADEVKAKEDLQGGIKEFEEDKEVMESESAKYSSEIQKLQQKLQIMTEMYQENELKLHRMLTVEEKERLQKEEKLNKAGKKISLAAEELNTYRQRAKDLEEELDRTSQAYKNQVASHEKRAHDNWLAARAADRDLADVKRENSNLRQKLTDSQFKLEILEKDPYVREGRPLLRGERSPYGPSPLGRPSSETRPFLSPPTLMDGPPRLSPQFIMGPGARASRGVVEPPIGGPDFERSGPRSDSGSLSPSWDRERRGPSGPPGHPLADPGLPYRRPPPGPYPMGPLPPRPPHPDSGYFGDKSISGNENRDGPHSMPGDMRMHPDPDSRMGPHPGPPLMRMPPPMDPRDPHIRLRGPYGPPDFFPPRGPGGPPIGMRGPLPPGVFPRAPLPFPQRMGYLPQRPPSDNFPSGPPPRPSPPGSEQPHQQSPSPHDVI
- the ctage5 gene encoding cTAGE family member 2 isoform X3, which codes for MADVHVFILFYVGLGVLHQGLGLISDYKVCGDPDCASMMSRVQAQRDYSAQDCRFLNFRKGDIITVYYKLSGKRSDLWAGSIDKLFGLFPKDAVKVEQRFVDEKKEIQVTTQEFDFLCIDENGSVIDSKSEFDDLEDVTQEPPKAILNGAHDELIHTEERDSGQISVQDVSDQNNPKTTEQGGSSWIGSAVNGLFGRNEQSKVDEPQDDSSDQEPFKSRRIAMDIEENHIDEKTKPGTFSWIRGGLTNAFGDKDSKVDTTDNTEKQNDEKEPSSQPSSSWFSMGMGVLGFGKDDPSKPEAEIIHDNQSNPDQSVDSVENIQKDETNPDHSVENEDRSLEDGKTEEKAQTGWYVYNGITNIYSKEKSEGDEDKDSVSEEEIYKFTQNTEDNRNKDSSSQSIFSVSGFSSVLDNIKIPFQSDAVVKSDVERDNEQTTKDEDRGSSQEKCSRGACLSLNENTQIFPQEAENNQMTEGSDIKDIRHSMEVSVPEEKDLFKNIINEGLHVEDFQAFDQDVGMHKDSTDFEIKKTSFQLNHGLFSEEHDKPEALQNAVEQFYQLAVFVGGVTMNGLASVVHKVVSSLPDDIRPGPDLYGLPWEAVVFTVFFGLCTLLMFSCRFIHSIKSRLYASKEKQMAQKVAELLDEKCKVLETFSEVKQKYDKLDSTLQNSGISAQTAENESLELASQKLEQSNTQMKKEIERLQEELSHQNKARKQQEDQLAELEQILGNLEEEAKQRKSQLEQDNTTLKIHEINTERLQKNLQASKEEHEMLLESKAQLVLEAEVWNERLGELEEEMKLCERSHAGMMEDCANKDERIKSLTECLLKMKDWNSEEDTIDGSNNKAGTENGNSSDFHKKQKVQKLIEAAKMSADLKSMEEDKNRVFAKLADEVKAKEDLQGGIKEFEEDKEVMESESAKYSSEIQKLQQKLQIMTEMYQENELKLHRMLTVEEKERLQKEEKLNKAGKKISLAAEELNTYRQRAKDLEEELDRTSQAYKNQVASHEKRAHDNWLAARAADRDLADVKRENSNLRQKLTDSQFKLEILEKDPYVREGRPLLRGERSPYGPSPLGRPSSETRPFLSPPTLMDGPPRLSPQFIMGPGARASRGVVEPPIGGPDFERSGPRSDSGSLSPSWDRERRGPSGPPGHPLADPGLPYRRPPPGPYPMGPLPPRPPHPDSGYFGDKSISGNENRDGPHSMPGDMRMHPDPDSRMGPHPGPPLMRMPPPMDPRDPHIRLRGPYGPPDFFPPRGPGGPPIGMRGPLPPGVFPRAPLPFPQRMGYLPQRPPSDNFPSGPPPRPSPPGSEQPHQQSPSPHDVI